Within the Candidatus Dormiibacterota bacterium genome, the region TACAACCTTCTGCTGGCGCGGGTGCGGCGCCTCGGCGGCCGCATCGACCGGTTCGTGCTCGAGTTCGTGTCGATCGCCGAGTCCCAGATCGAGTCCCACCGCGCCGCCTCGGCCGCCGTCGAGGCCGGAAAGATCCGGCTGTAGACGATGGCGCTCTCTCTGCCGGGACGGGGCGGCGGGCGGTTCGGTCCTTCCCTCTCCGAGATCAACGTGACGCCGCTGGTCGACGTCGTCCTGGTGCTCCTGATCATCTTCATGGTCACCGCCCCGATGATGACCCGCGGCATCGACGTGCGTCTTCCGAAGACGGAGTCCGGCGCCGACGCGACGGAGCAGCGGCTGGTCGTGACGGTGGACACCGATGGGACCATCTATCTCAACGATCGTCCCGTCAACATGGCGCTCCTGACGGATCGTCTGAAGACGGAGATCAAACGCACGGGCGTCGATTTCGTCTTCCTGCGCGCCGACCAGGAGGTGCCGTACGGTCGCGTCATGCTGGTGATGGACCAGATCAAGAAGGCCGGGGCCGACCGCGTCGGCATGGTCACACAGTCCGCGCGCGCGCCGGAGGGCCGGAGCAAGAAGAAATGATCACGCGCTTCGATGCGGGAGAGCTGGCGGCCCCCGCGAGCCCCTGGGGCACGACGGTCGTTCTGTCGCTGGGTCTGCACGTGTTCGGCCTCATCCTGGCGTTCGGTGTGCCGCGTCTGCTGCCGCGCCCCGCGATCGAACCAGTCTACATCGTCGATCTCGTGTCGCTTCCCGGCGGACCGGCCGCCGCCTCACCCCCTCCGGCGGCCCCCTCCGAGCCCGCGAAGTCGAGCCTGCCCCCCGTCCCGAAGGAGGAGAAGGCGATCCCGATTCCGGATCGCACCAAGAAGCCGACGCCGAAGAAGACTCCGGTGCCGAAGAGCACGCCGGCGAAGCCCAAGGCCACCGCGACCCCGGTGAAATCTTCGGAGCCGCCGTCGAAGACTGCAAAGCAGACCGAAGACCAGCCGCAGCCCCAGGGGACGCCCGCGCACGGCGCCAGTATGTCGGGGGTGTCCGGTGGCACGGGGAACGCGGGCGGAGGGTTCGGGGGTAGCGGCGCCGCGCAGGCCGACTTGATCCAGTTCGAAGGCAACATCATTGAGAGGGTCATCTACGCCGCCTGGCGCAAGCCGATCTATCCGCCGGGCGAGACCCGGCCCGCCCTGAATGCCACGTTCCTCCTGACCGTCGCCAGCAGCGGCCGGGCCAGCAACATCACGCTCACAACTTCCAGCGGGTACGAAAACGTGGACCGATCGTTCATAACGGCGATCCAGGATGCCGTCTTTCCGCCTCTGCCCCAGGGGCTGGCGCCGAGCTTCACGATCCAGATCGAGGTCACCTTCACGCGTGATTGATCTGTTCCATCAGGAGCCAGGAGACACTTCGACGTGAAATCAGCGAGCCGGCGGTTGTGGGTCAGGGTGTTGGTCGCGTTCCTCGTGCTCGGCGTCTCTCTTCAGAAATCACTCTCCCAGAGCGGGACTCCTCCGCCCGAGGCGCCCATCCCATCGGTGCCGATCATCCGGATCATCGGCGCGGCGAAACCGAAGCAGCCGATCGCCCTGCCCGCGTTCACCGCGACCGGCGACTCGAAGGCCCAGGACGCTGCCCGTACGATCCACGACACCATCCGCGACGATCTCGACTTTTCGGGCTACTTCCTGATCATTCCGGACGAATATTACAAGCTGGTCCACGCCGACCCGGGCGGCCGGAACATCAATTACAAGGAGTGGGTCGGCGTCGGGGCCGACGCGCTCCTGCTCGGTCAGACATCGATGGAGCCGGGCAACCTCGTCTTCGAATCGGTGCTGCACGACACGATGGAGCAGAAAATTCTGCTCCACAAGAAGTATCGCGGAGAGTCCGATCAGGCCCGCCTCGTCGCGCACAAGCTGAGCGACGCGATCGTCGAGCAGTTCATCGGCCAGCCGGGGATCGCCCAGACCAAGATCGCCTTCGTGTCGCAGGTCGGCAAGGCGAAGGAGATCTACGTGATGGACTACGACGGCGCCCGCGCCAAGCGGATCACCGCCAACAACACCATCAACCTTTCGCCGGCCTGGTCCCCCGACGGCCGCAAGATCGCCTTCGTGTCCTTCCGCTCCGGGACGCCGGTGCTCATGATCGTCAACAGCGACGGGGAGCTGAGCCAGGCCTTTCCGCAGGAGGGGGACCTGAACAGCGCACCGGCCTGGAGCCCGGACGGGCGGAGCCTCGCCTTCGCCAGCACGCGCGACGGCAACGCGGAGATCTACGTCCAGCGGATCGACAAGCCGGTCCCCACGCGCATCACGAAGGAGCCGGCCATCGACACCTCCCCCACGTGGTCGCCCGACGGGACGCAGATCGCCTTCACGTCGGACCGGGCCGGAAGCCCGCGCATCTACATCATGGACTCCGACGGCGGGAACGTCCGTCCGTTCACCCCCGAGATCGGCTACTGCGACGCCGCCTCGTGGTCGCCTCTGGGTGACAAAATTGCATTCACGGCCCGCGTCCCGGGCGGCTTCGACATCTTCGTAAAGGACATCAAGACCGGGCAGGTGGGCCGACTGACCGAGAACAGCAATATCAACGAATGGCCGCGCTGGTCGCCCGACGGCCGGCATCTGGTGTTCGCGTCGAACCGCACCGGCAATTTCGATATTTTCATCGTCGATCTCGACGGCACGCACGCCCGCCGTCTGAGCCACGGGGGGAACAGCTATTCCCCTTCCTGGTCCCGCTGAGCGGCTCGAATCGCGTGATATAATCCGCTCGCTTCGATGTATCGCCGGCTCGGCGATTCGGGTCTACGCCGCGCCCCCGGGATCGGACGCCTCGCTAGGTCCGGTTCCTCCAATCCTGTGGAGGTGACACGATGGGTCATGGTGTTCCCCGCTACGTGGCGCTTCTGATTCTTGGCGCGTCCCTGGTCCTCGCGGTCCCGGCCTGCAAGAGCGCGCCGCCGGCCGAGGCTCCCGTGACCACGGCGCCGGACTTTTCGTCCGCGCCCTCAAAAGCCGAAAAAGTCGACGAAACGACGGGATTCAAGGAGTCCCAGCCGGAAGCCGAGGCGGTGAAGGAATCCTCCTCGTCCCTGGCCGAGAAACTGAATGCCCAGGGCGCCCTCAAACGCGTCCACTTCGACTTCGACAAATACGATCTCAGATCGGACGCCATCCGCACGCTGGGCGACGATGCGTCGACGATGAAGCAGTACGCGCAGTTCAAGGTGCGCATCGAGGGGCACTGCGACGAGCGCGGCACGGTGGAGTACAACCTGGCCCTGGGTGAGAAGCGCGCCCGCGCGACGCGCGACTATCTGGTGTCCCTGGGAACGCCGGCGCAGCGGCTCAGGATCATCTCGTACGGCAAGGAGCGACCGATCGACCCGGGCCACAACGACGAGGCCTGGGCAGCGAACCGGCGCGCCGAGCTCGTCTTCCTGGCCGAGTAGGGCGGGAGGCGCCGCGGTGAGCCGTTGAGAGAGGCTGCGGGCGGCGCCTGTACCTCGTGGCTGATCGTGGCGGCCCTGGCGCTCGTGTCTTCGTCCTGCGCGACGGCCGGCGGTGGCGCGCATCTCCAGGCCGATCTCGACGCCTTGCAGCAGCAGGTGTGGAAGCTCGAAAAGGACAACGCCGCGCTGGTCCAGCAGGTGGGGCGCAGCGGGGCGGTGCCGGCCGCGCCGGACACGGCGATGGCCGAGTTGCGGGTGCGGCTGGAGGGGCTGGAACGGGACGTCCAGGTGCTGCGGACCCGCTCGGACGAGACCGACCAGCGTCTCGGGTCGCTGCAGGCCGAGCTCAAGGCAGCGCGTCAGGCGCTGGAGTCGGCGGCGCGCTCGCAGGCCGCCCTGGCGCCGCCCGCCGCCGTGACACCGTCCCCGGCCACTGAGCCCGGGGCTCCGCCGGGCACGGGCTCCACTCCCCTTTCCGCGGCTCCGGGAGCGGTTCCCGGTACGGCGATCGGCGTGGATCTGTACCGCCTGGGATACAGCGATTACTCCAAGGGGAACTACGACCTGGCGCTGGCGGAGCTTCAGGATTTCGTCCGGCTCAACCCCGCGGACGATCTTGCGGACGACGCGCAGTACCTGATCGGCGAGGTCTATTTCAGCCAGCAGAAGTACCCGGACGCGGTCGCGGCCTATGACCGGCTGCTCGCCGAGCACGCGGGGGGCGACAAGGCGGCGGCCGCCTATTTGAAGAAAGGACTGGCACTACTCGAGATGAACCGGACCGCGGACGCGGTCATCCAGCTGCAGCACATCGTCAGCGCCTATCCGAAGTCGGAGGAGGCCCGCCTCGCCCGCGAGCGGCTGCGGGCCCTGGGTCTCCGGGAGCGGTAGGGCGCGGGGAGGGACTCGTCGTGGCACGCATCAAGTCGGCCGTCAAGAACATCCGCAAGACACGCCGGCGCCGGGCAATCAACATCATCCGCCGCGGCCGCCTGCGCTCGCAGATCAAGAAACTGCGGCTCCTCCTCTCCAAGAAGGATGCCGGCGGGGCGCAGCGCGAGCTGGGCAGGACCCTGGCGCTTCTCGACAAGTCGATCGGCACGGGTATCATCCACCGCAACGCGGCCGCCCGGCACAAGTCGCGCCTGACCCGGCAGGTCAACGCGCTTCAAGGCGGACGCTGAAGGAACCCTTGTCCATGGTGCGCATCCGCCGCAGCCTCTCCCATCCGATGCTCGACATCCATCGACGCATGGAACAGGTGATGGAACGGCTGCTGCGCGACGTCAAGCCGGTGGAGCCGCAGACCGCGTGGCTCCCCCGGGCCGACGTCTACGAGACGGCCGAGGGGTTCGTGGTGACGCTCGAGCTTCCGGGCGTCGAGAAGGAGGAGATCGACATCCTCGTCGAGGGGCTCTTTCTCCATGTGTCCGGCCTCCGCCCTGAGCCGCTGGCCCAGGGCTGCATGCGCTGGCACCAGATGGAGATCGCCCACGGCCGCTTCGAGCGGGTGCTCGCCCTGCCGCAGGAGGCCGACGCCGAGAGGATCACTGCGACCTACAAGGATGGATTCCTGATGATCCACATCCCTCGCGGATCATCCGGCGCGCGTAGCGTGCCGATCGACGAAGCGTGAGGACTGTGAGGCCGCCATGTCCGAGCAAGGTCTAGACGACAGCACCGTCCTGGGGCCGGCGGAGGACCAGGAGCGCCCGCCCTCGCCCGCACCGCGCGCGCTGCCTGCGACCCTGCCCATCCTCCCTCTGAAGGGGACCGTGGTCTTCCCGCACATACCGACCCCCCTGGTCGTGGGCCGCCCGTCGTCCATCAAGCTCATCGACGAGGTCATGATCAAGGACCGCATGGTCGCCCTGGTCCTGCAGAAGGACGCCGCGGTCGAAGAGCCCACGGAGCAGGACCTGCACCAGGTCGGCACCGTCGCCGTCATCCAGAGGATGCTGAAGTTCCCCGACGGCTCGATCCGGATCCTGGTCGCCGGCTTCGACCGCATCAGGCTCGCCCGCGCCGTCCGCACCGAGCCCTACCTGGTCTTCGAGGTCGGTCTCCTGGCGGAGCAGGTCGAGCAGACGGTCGAGATCGAGGCCCTGGTCAAGAACCTGCAGGCCCAGATCGGCAAGATGCTGTCGCTCATGCCGATCGCCGCCGACGAGCTCGGCGTCGCCCTCCTGAACGTCGAGGGACCGGCGCGCCTGGCCGACCTGGCGGCGGCCCTCCTCGTGCGCGACGCGAAGGACAAGCAGGAGTTCCTCGAGACCCTGTCGGTCCGTGAGCGTCTGTTGAAGCTGACCCGGCACATCAGCCGCGAGATCGGCGTCATGGAGCTGGGGAGCAAGATCCAGAAGGACGTGCAGGACGAGGTCGAGAAGGGTCAGCGTGAGTTCGTGCTGCGGCAGCAGCTCAAGGCGATCCAGAAGGAGCTGGGGGAGGGGGACGAGAACGAGATCGCCGTCCAGAAGCTCAAGGAAGAGGTCGAGAAGGCGGACATGCCGCCCACCGCCCGCGAGGCGGCCGACCGCGAGCTGAACCGCCTGCGCACGATACCGCCCGCGTCGGCGGAGTACGTCGTCAGCCGCACCTATCTCGACTGGCTGGTCTCCCTGCCGTGGTCGAAACTGACCGAGGACAAGATCGAGCTGCAGGAGGCCCGCCGGGTCCTGGACGAGGATCATTATGATCTCCAGCTGGTGAAGGACCGGATCCTCGAGTACCTGGCCGTGCGCCGGCTCAAGCCCGAGTCCCGGGGCCCGATCCTCTGCTTCGTCGGCCCGCCGGGCACCGGCAAGACGTCGCTCGGCAGGTCGATCGCGCGCGCCATGGGACGCTCGTTCCACCGGCTGTCGCTCGGCGGCATCCGGGACGAGGCGGAGATCCGCGGTCATCGCCGCACCTACGTCGGAGCGCTTCCGGGCCAGATCATCCAGGGGCTCCGCCGGGCCGGCAGCCGCAACCCGGTCTTCATGCTGGACGAGGTGGACAAGCTCGGGGCCGACTTCCGCGGCGACCCCGCCTCGGCGCTCCTCGAGGTCCTCGATCCGGAGCAGAACTCCTCCTTCGTGGATCACTACCTCGACGTGCCGTTCGACCTGTCGCGCGTGGTGTTCATCACCACCGCCAACATCCTGGACACGATCCCGGCGCCGCTCAGGGATCGCATGGAGGTCCTGGAGCTCCCCGGGTACATCGAAGAGGAGAAGATGCAGATCGCCCGGCGCTACCTCATCCCCCGCCAGTGCGCCGAGAACGGCATCAGCCCGGACGACCTGTCGATCGAGGACGCGGCCCTCTCCGCCATCATCGCGAACTATACGCAGGAGGCGGGACTGAGGAACCTGGAGCGGGAGATCGCAAAAATCTGCAGGAAGATCGCCCTGAAGCGGGCCGAGGGTTCGACCGAGAAGGTGACGGTGCGGACCGCCGATCTCCTGTCCTACCTCGGCCCGGTGAGGTACATGCAGGAGGCGGCCGAGAGGCTCAAGGTCCCCGGTGTGGCCATCGGTCTCGTCTGGACTCCCTTCGGCGGGCACGTCCTGTTCATCGAGGCGACCGCGATGCCCGGAGGCAAGAAGCTCATCCTCACGGGCCAGCTCGGGGACGTCATGCGCGAGTCCGCCGAAGCGGCGTTGTCGTACATCCGCAGCCGCGCCGAGGATCTGGGGATCGACCCGCGCTTCTTCGATCGATCGGACATCCACGTGCACGTGCCCGCCGGCGCCGTGCCCAAGGACGGACCGTCGGCCGGAGTGACGATGGCCACGGCGATGGCGTCGCTTCTGACCGGGAGGCTGTGCCGCGCGGACACGGCGATGACGGGCGAGATCACCCTGCGCGGGAAGGTGCTGCCGGTGGGCGGGATCAAGACGAAGGTTCTGGGCGCCCAGCGCGCCGGCATCAAGACGATCATCCTGCCGGCGGAGAACGAGAAGGATCTGTTCGATATCCCGAAGGACGTCCTGAAGACTCTCTCGTTCCATTTCGTGCAGACGGTCGACGAAGTTTTCGAAGCGGCCCTGCAGCCGGCCGTCAAGCCGGCCCGCGTCCGTAACAACGCTCGCTCCGCGCGCCCCGAAACTCCACCAGCCTGAAACACCGTTCGACGGCACGCGCGACGAGAGAGCGGAACCCCCGCGCGGTACGGGTCCGGCTCGCTGCGCGACCCTCCCCTCGCCTCGCCCTGCGCCGCCCACCACGCTGTGGGGCGCGCGGCGGGACCCCGGCGCAGGGTCTCAGACGACCGCGCGTGGGTTCCGCTCCCTCGTCTTTCATCCCTCTCACGGCCTCTCCCGCAAGGTCGCTCGCCTCGTTCCGTTCGCGGTCCGGATTAAGGCACCTCGGCGGTCCACGGTCGCGGAGAGATCTTCAGCCTTTGATGACGGCGAGGGGGACGAGGCGGGCTACTTTGCGGGAGATGCCGGCGCGGTGCACGACGTCCACGACGTCGGCGACGTCCTTGTAGGCCTCCGGGATCTCCTCGGCTATCGTGGCGTAGCCGTCGGCGCGCACGAAGATACCCTGGTCCTCCATCTCGCGCACGATGGAGCGACCGCGCGCCAGCTTCTTCGCCGCGGCCCGGCTCATGCGGCGGCCGGCGCCGTGGCAGGTCGAGCCGAACGTCTCCTCGTACGCCCTCTCGGTCCCGACCAGGACGTAGGAGTAGCGTCCCATGTCCCCCGGGATCAGGACCGGCTGTCCGACTTCCCGGTAGGCCGCGGGTGTCTCCGGGTGGCCGGGCGGGAAGGCGCGGGTCGCCCCCTTGCGGTGCACGCACAGCCGTCTCTCCTTCCCGTCCACGCGATGCGTCTCCACCTTGGCGATGTTGTGACAGACGTCGTAGACGACCTCGAGACCGAGGTCGCGCGGGCCCTTCCCGAAGACGTCCTCGAGCGCGCGGCGCACGAAGTGGGTGATGAGCTGGCGGTTGGCGAACGCGAAGTTGGCGGCGGCGTACATCGCTCCCAGGTAGCGCGTCGCCTCCTCCGACTTGAACGGCGCGCAGCAGAGCTGCGGGTCCGGAAGCTCGATGCCGTGCAGGCGCGACGCCCGCAGCATCACCTGCAGGAAGTCGTCGCACACCTGGTAGCCGAGGCCCCGCGATCCGGTGTGGATGGAGACGGTGATCGCGTCCTTCTCCAGACCCAGGGCGCGCGCCGCCGTCTCGTCGTAGATCTCGGCGACCCTCTGCACCTCCGTGAAGTGGTTGCCGGAGCCGAGCGTGCCGAGCTGCGGCCGCCCGCGCTCCTGGGCGCGATCGGAGACGAACTCGGGGCGCGCCCCCTCCAGCCGGCCCCCCTCCTCGATGTGCAGCAGGTCGGCCGATTCGCCGAAGCCGTTCTGCACCGCCCAGCGGGCCCCCTCGCGCAACACCCGCTTCATGCCGGGGGCGTCGAGGCGGAAGTCCTTGCGGTGCGACCCGACTCCGGTGGGGATGCTGCGGAACAGGGCGTCCACGATCTCCTTAAGCCGCCCGTCCGTGTCCTTCGCGCTCAGACCTGAGCGCAGGAGCCTCACCCCTCAATTGATGTCGTAGCCGACACCTCCGGGCGAGATCACTCCCTCGTCGAGATCGAAGGCCGCCACGCCTCCAATCGGGAATCCGTAGCCCCAGTGGATGTCGGGCATGGCCAGCGAGGCGCGCACGATCCCGGGAAGACAGGCCACATTCGCCACTTGCCGGAGCGCCTGGTCCTCGCGGATCCCCTGCATCAGCCGCTCGTCCGCGAACACCAGGCCCGGAACGCGCATCTTCCCCTGGATCGGGATGCGGAAGCGGCAGTCGTCCACTGTCTCGATTCGGAGCGACACCGGCTGCGTCACCAGGACCCCCTCCCTTCAGACATCGAATACGATCCGCACCCGCCAGGCGCTGCGGCCGCGGACGAGCCTGATCTGGTGGTACGTAACCGCCTTGATCTCACGCCTGAGCGCGTGGCGCGAGCGATCGATGATCTCGCCGCGCGCCACGCCCCTGGCCCGCAGCAGCGTCCGGTCCACGCGCTCGACCGCGAACGAAGTGAACAGCAGACCCTGGGTCTCCATCCGGAACAGAAGCTCGCTCAGCCAGCGGACCAGAAGATCCTCGAGGCTCTCGCCCCGCACCACAACGCGCACGGCGCGCCGCGGACGGACCGTGCGGCGATCGCAGATGAGGTCGAACATCGCGCGCGCGGCATTCTCGAACAGGCGCGGCAGAGTGACGCCGCGCACCACGGCCCCGACGTCGGCCGTGTGCTCGAAGAATTCGTAGCCGCGCGACGGGGTCACCGCTGTCTCGGGCGCCGGCGCCCGGCCCGCGGCGGCCCCGCGTTCGTCTCCTCGACCAGGGAGAATTCGACCCGAAGCTGAAACTGGTCGACCCGGTCGACCCGGACCCGGACCCGATCCCCCAGCTTGAACACCCGGCCGTTCCGCTCCCCCTTCAGGATCATCTTCTTCTCGTGGAACCGGAAGCGGTCCCCCGGAAGCGACTCGATCTTCACCAGGCCGTCGATGAAATACTCGCGCAGCTCCACGAAGAACCCGAACGGGTGCACCGACAGGATGAAGCCCTCGAACTCCTCCCCCACACGTGTGGCCATGAACGCCGTCTTCTTCCACTCGACCAGCTCCCATTCCGCCTGGTCGGCCGTGCGCTCGGTGCGCGACGAGTGCAGGGCCGCCTCCGGCAGGAATCCTTCGAGATCCTGGCGCTCCTCCGGGGCGAGCGGCCTTCCGGAGCGCACCCGCCGAAGGATGCGGTGGACGATCAGGTCGGGGTAGCGGCGGATCGGCGAGGTGAAGTGCGTGTAACAGGTCGCGGCCAGACCGAAGTGGAGATCCCGCACCTGCGAATAGCGCGCCTGCTTCATCGAGCGCAGCATCAGGCGGGACAGGAAACGCTCCTCCGGCCGGCCCTTCGCCATCTCCACGATCTGCTGGAAGGCGCGCGGCTCGATGGAGGTATAGGGCTGCGGCAGGCGGTACCCGAACGCCTGCGCCACGGCGTCGAACTCCTCGAGCTTCTTCGGATCCGGGCGCTCGTGGATGCGGTAGATCGACGGTACCTTGGCCCGGAACAGGTGGGTCGCGACCGTCTCGTTGGCCGCCAGCATGAACTCCTCGATGATCCGGTGGGCGATGTTGCGCTGCAGCTCGACGATGCCGGTCATCTCCCCCGTGACGGCCAGGAGCAGCTCCGGCTCGGGGAGATCGAAATCGACGCTGCCGCGCCGGCGTCTCTTCTCGTTCAGCACGAGGCACAGCTCCTGCATCGTCTGGAACATCGGCAGGAGCGATCGGTAGCGCTCCGTGACCGCCGCGTCGTGATCGACGAGAATCCGGGCGACGTTCGTGTAGGTCATCCGCTCGGCGCTCCGGATCACGCCGTCGGCGAACCGGTTCTCGACCACGTGCCCCCGGCCGTCGATGGTCATGATGCAGGATTGCACCAGGCGATCCACCCCCGGGTTGAGGGAGCAGATGCCGTTCGAGAGCCTGTGCGGCAGCATCGGCAGGGCCGTGCCCGGAAAATAGACGCTCGTCCCCCTCTCGTACGCCTCGCGGTCCAGGGCGGAGCCCGCCCTCACGTAATGCGCCACGTCGGCGATGTGGACCTGCAGCTCGTACGTCCCGTCCGCGTTCTTCCTGACCAGCACGGCGTCGTCGAAGTCCATGGCGGTCTCGCCGTCGATGGTGACGATCGGCTGGTCACGGAAATCCTCCCGGCCGCGGGTCTCCTCCTCGCTCACGCGCTCCGGGGCGGATGTGGCCTCGGCCAGGACGTCGTCCGGGTAGGACTCGCGCAGGTCGTACTTGTGGATGATGGTCTTGAGATCGATGCCGGGATCATCCGGGTGGCCGAGGACCTCGACCACGCGCCCGGTCGCGGTCCGGTGATCGCCGGGCGGGCGCAGCACCTCGACGCCCACCACCATGCCGTCCGCGGCCCGCCCCCCCTGGTCCTCGGCGACGTCGATGCCGTTCTCGAACAGCCGGTCGTAGGCCTGGACGGTCCCTCCCCGCCCGCGGCCGGCGGACCGGAACACACCCATGACCCGCTTGCGCGTCCTCTCCAGAAGCCGGACGATCTCCCCCTCGGCGCGTCCGCGCCCGTCGTTCCGGACGATGCGGATGGCGACCCTGTCCCCGTCGAGCAGCTCGGCCAGGGTCCGCGGCGGCACGAAGACATCGGGACCTCCGGCATCCGGCGTCACGAAGCCGAACCCTCTCGGGTGGCGGTGCAGCTGCCCCGTGACGATCGCCTGCCCGCGGCCGGGGCGGGGCTCGCCGTGACGCTCCGCGCGCCGGCCTCCGGTGTCTCGTCCCCGGCCCTGCCGCGGGCGCGTGGCACGCCCTCCGCCATCGCGTCCGGCGCGCCCCGGCACGGCATAGCGGTCGCGGCCGACCTTGACGATCTCCTCCTCGTTCAGGAGCGCGCGCAGTGTCCTCTTGAATTCGTGCCGCCGGGTGCCGTCGATTCTCAAGAGACGCATCAGGTCGCGCGCCGTCGCCGGGCGATAGGACGATCCACGCATGAATTCGACGAGCGCCTGGCGCATCGTCTCGCTGCGACCCGGGCTCATCCTGCAACCTCGCGCATCCGCGCAACCTAACACACCGCGTCGTCCCCCGACAAACCGGGAGGCCATCGGACCCCGGGC harbors:
- the tolB gene encoding Tol-Pal system beta propeller repeat protein TolB; this translates as MKSASRRLWVRVLVAFLVLGVSLQKSLSQSGTPPPEAPIPSVPIIRIIGAAKPKQPIALPAFTATGDSKAQDAARTIHDTIRDDLDFSGYFLIIPDEYYKLVHADPGGRNINYKEWVGVGADALLLGQTSMEPGNLVFESVLHDTMEQKILLHKKYRGESDQARLVAHKLSDAIVEQFIGQPGIAQTKIAFVSQVGKAKEIYVMDYDGARAKRITANNTINLSPAWSPDGRKIAFVSFRSGTPVLMIVNSDGELSQAFPQEGDLNSAPAWSPDGRSLAFASTRDGNAEIYVQRIDKPVPTRITKEPAIDTSPTWSPDGTQIAFTSDRAGSPRIYIMDSDGGNVRPFTPEIGYCDAASWSPLGDKIAFTARVPGGFDIFVKDIKTGQVGRLTENSNINEWPRWSPDGRHLVFASNRTGNFDIFIVDLDGTHARRLSHGGNSYSPSWSR
- the lon gene encoding endopeptidase La — translated: MSEQGLDDSTVLGPAEDQERPPSPAPRALPATLPILPLKGTVVFPHIPTPLVVGRPSSIKLIDEVMIKDRMVALVLQKDAAVEEPTEQDLHQVGTVAVIQRMLKFPDGSIRILVAGFDRIRLARAVRTEPYLVFEVGLLAEQVEQTVEIEALVKNLQAQIGKMLSLMPIAADELGVALLNVEGPARLADLAAALLVRDAKDKQEFLETLSVRERLLKLTRHISREIGVMELGSKIQKDVQDEVEKGQREFVLRQQLKAIQKELGEGDENEIAVQKLKEEVEKADMPPTAREAADRELNRLRTIPPASAEYVVSRTYLDWLVSLPWSKLTEDKIELQEARRVLDEDHYDLQLVKDRILEYLAVRRLKPESRGPILCFVGPPGTGKTSLGRSIARAMGRSFHRLSLGGIRDEAEIRGHRRTYVGALPGQIIQGLRRAGSRNPVFMLDEVDKLGADFRGDPASALLEVLDPEQNSSFVDHYLDVPFDLSRVVFITTANILDTIPAPLRDRMEVLELPGYIEEEKMQIARRYLIPRQCAENGISPDDLSIEDAALSAIIANYTQEAGLRNLEREIAKICRKIALKRAEGSTEKVTVRTADLLSYLGPVRYMQEAAERLKVPGVAIGLVWTPFGGHVLFIEATAMPGGKKLILTGQLGDVMRESAEAALSYIRSRAEDLGIDPRFFDRSDIHVHVPAGAVPKDGPSAGVTMATAMASLLTGRLCRADTAMTGEITLRGKVLPVGGIKTKVLGAQRAGIKTIILPAENEKDLFDIPKDVLKTLSFHFVQTVDEVFEAALQPAVKPARVRNNARSARPETPPA
- a CDS encoding Hsp20/alpha crystallin family protein; this translates as MVRIRRSLSHPMLDIHRRMEQVMERLLRDVKPVEPQTAWLPRADVYETAEGFVVTLELPGVEKEEIDILVEGLFLHVSGLRPEPLAQGCMRWHQMEIAHGRFERVLALPQEADAERITATYKDGFLMIHIPRGSSGARSVPIDEA
- a CDS encoding biopolymer transporter ExbD produces the protein MALSLPGRGGGRFGPSLSEINVTPLVDVVLVLLIIFMVTAPMMTRGIDVRLPKTESGADATEQRLVVTVDTDGTIYLNDRPVNMALLTDRLKTEIKRTGVDFVFLRADQEVPYGRVMLVMDQIKKAGADRVGMVTQSARAPEGRSKKK
- a CDS encoding tetratricopeptide repeat protein; its protein translation is MREAAGGACTSWLIVAALALVSSSCATAGGGAHLQADLDALQQQVWKLEKDNAALVQQVGRSGAVPAAPDTAMAELRVRLEGLERDVQVLRTRSDETDQRLGSLQAELKAARQALESAARSQAALAPPAAVTPSPATEPGAPPGTGSTPLSAAPGAVPGTAIGVDLYRLGYSDYSKGNYDLALAELQDFVRLNPADDLADDAQYLIGEVYFSQQKYPDAVAAYDRLLAEHAGGDKAAAAYLKKGLALLEMNRTADAVIQLQHIVSAYPKSEEARLARERLRALGLRER
- the pal gene encoding peptidoglycan-associated lipoprotein Pal yields the protein MGHGVPRYVALLILGASLVLAVPACKSAPPAEAPVTTAPDFSSAPSKAEKVDETTGFKESQPEAEAVKESSSSLAEKLNAQGALKRVHFDFDKYDLRSDAIRTLGDDASTMKQYAQFKVRIEGHCDERGTVEYNLALGEKRARATRDYLVSLGTPAQRLRIISYGKERPIDPGHNDEAWAANRRAELVFLAE
- the rpsT gene encoding 30S ribosomal protein S20; the encoded protein is MARIKSAVKNIRKTRRRRAINIIRRGRLRSQIKKLRLLLSKKDAGGAQRELGRTLALLDKSIGTGIIHRNAAARHKSRLTRQVNALQGGR
- a CDS encoding archease, encoding MTPSRGYEFFEHTADVGAVVRGVTLPRLFENAARAMFDLICDRRTVRPRRAVRVVVRGESLEDLLVRWLSELLFRMETQGLLFTSFAVERVDRTLLRARGVARGEIIDRSRHALRREIKAVTYHQIRLVRGRSAWRVRIVFDV
- a CDS encoding cell envelope integrity protein TolA, with the protein product MITRFDAGELAAPASPWGTTVVLSLGLHVFGLILAFGVPRLLPRPAIEPVYIVDLVSLPGGPAAASPPPAAPSEPAKSSLPPVPKEEKAIPIPDRTKKPTPKKTPVPKSTPAKPKATATPVKSSEPPSKTAKQTEDQPQPQGTPAHGASMSGVSGGTGNAGGGFGGSGAAQADLIQFEGNIIERVIYAAWRKPIYPPGETRPALNATFLLTVASSGRASNITLTTSSGYENVDRSFITAIQDAVFPPLPQGLAPSFTIQIEVTFTRD